CCAACTAATGTTCCTTTAGAACATTAGTTGTTCCAGTAGACATTGCTTCTAAGAAAGATATATGAGGATCACCTGAAAGTTTTGAATTGCCTCTGAGCCAGAACAAAACTGTGAGCAATCCTCTGTTCAAAATGGCATTGAAACCACTGACATTGGCTATGCAAGAGGGTACATTCAAGGCCAACCTCACTATGAACACGATATCTGGCAGATGTGAACCTTTTGGGTTTTCAGTCTCTCTTTCAAACCTGAAGGCatgatattttttctcattgtttaCTGTTATTTTCCTGCTGACTTCAAGTCTTTTTGTAGTACATGGATCTAGGGAGCATTTTGAAGTCTTAGATGCAGATCAAGCTTGCTGTGTGGCTTTCTCCGGAGTGCCTCAGTGTTAGGAATGATGTCAAATTAcagacattttttccatttgttatATCAGGCTGTCTGGAAAACCTATAGAAAATTGAACGCCAAAACATTGCCTAATATTTTCAAGTTGCATTAAAGACCAATAAAAATACAACAATGCCAGACAAGATCTTTTCTATATATTGTGAAATTGCTTTGCTTGACATCTAAAGAGCAGATTTGCAGAAGATAAATTCCATTATCTTGAAAGCCTCAGCCtcttccatttgtttttatttcagtttgaaagaGACTTGTGCCAGAGTGCAACTGGCAACACAAAACTTGATGCATTACCTGTTGGTAAATTTATAACTTCAGATTTGTTATCCAACTACCAATCCCAAAGAGCTGAGGACAAGGAGTTTGTAATGGAGCTGTGTCCCCAAGTGGTGACTTACCACCTAGATCCACTAGGAAGGCACCACCTTTCAGTGGAAGGTGTGGAAGTGCAATGGGATAATAATCCCAAGCAGTGTGGAAGGCATCAAGTGCAATGGGTAACAGTCTTCCAAAACACTGTTTTTGCCCTGTAAAGATGAAGGACAAAGTTGCCTGGCATTgtgagaagggaaagggaagagacCCCAGGAGACCCCAGCAGAACAGATGATGTTTCCAGTAGCCAGTAATGTTAGTTACTGCCATCCACCAATTGTAGCAGAGCAGGTCCACCCCAGGTCCCTCAGCCACCCAAGGCAGGTTCTTTTTCCATGCTCCATGCTGGAGCACAAAGCAGGGTGGGGCCAGGCAAAAAACTCTCAGGGACAGCCCAGAGTCCATCATACAAGCTCAACAGCACAGATAAAAGATCCAGCTCCTCTCTGATCACAGCCTTGAAAAGGTTGGGTAAAAGGTCGCACACGAAACTTGTATCTGAACTCAGATTAATCTATATAAAGGTTTTTGACTGGCAGGaagatttagatttagattaAGATTTAGACTGTGATATGACATCATGTGCATGTCTAATAAGGGCTTTGATTGACAGGCCATCAATTATTGCATGTGTCTTTAGGGATAATTACGTCCGTTGAATAGTGCTGtattatttgaagaaaaaaggggtaacattttcaattttatctttcttctgcCACATGATATGGCATGAGAGAGAATGTTTAATTTATGATCTGgaaatctgttttcaaaatgaattCTGTCCACATTCTTCCCTCTGAGCTGGAGGATGGTGGGCTATATGTACTGGGCAGCCATCAAAGAGAACACATGAATAAAtttcagcaaaaatattaaaaaaaaaaagaaacaccaaaaaactTGTCATTTTTAAATACCAGCTCTCAGCCACCTGCTATCAGTTGTGTATAAGGGGCAACTCCCAAGGAAGAGAACTGCAGCTGCATCCACTTATTTTGCCCTTGCAAGCAGATTCTCAGCTGATGTAAAATGACAGAGCCTATAGCACTCAGTGGCATAattttgcagcagctgagaaCATGTGCTTGAGACTCTAAATTAGCCTTCAACGGAAAGTTGTGTTTCTGTAAGCTGGTTGGCTAAATAAGGACATGTCTATAAAACTGCAAATATTGCAACAAGACAGCAAAGAGGAAGACAGAAGAAGTAGTTTCTCAGAGTCCAGGTCTTTGGGGGAAAATCAGTGGAAAATGTTCCTATTACACATTTGCTTTAAATTCTAAGCTGCCCTCTCAAATCCTCTTTGACTGCATGGGGTGCAGAGCAATCATCACAGTATAGCTTTCAAATATCTGTCAGTGGACTCTGCCTTAAAACTCCTAGTATTGCTTTGATTTTACATTCCCAGTAGTTGCATGAACTAAGAAAAACactacagaataaaaatggcaggaaaaagaTCTGTGTGTAAAACAAGTTATAAAGGGCAGAAAAGCAACTGAACCACCTGGAGCACTACTTAAGATTGTTTTTTCAGAGTAGAAAAATGGCAAGAAGTTGAGAATGTTGCAGAAAGATGTAAAttcctcagctctggctggggaCATCAAGTGGCAGTAGCAAACAGATCCCTGTGGCTGAGTGATGTGTCTAGATGAGACACAGGGCTGGAGAGTTCCATCCCATTGAGCTATTGATGCCTTTGGtagatgaaaacaaaactggttTTGCCCTTGCACTAATGACCTAATTCTGCAATTTTAGAAAAAACCTATTGCTCGgggaggggtttttttgagtcATTTTTTGTGCCCTAGGAGTAGTATTACAAGAAGGAGAATAGTTtatgtttgaaattaaaaagcCCATTTCTGCACTTGAGCTAGATGCTCTGTGACATTGCTAGCAAAGGTGAAACTGCCTTTAGACTTCAGGAGGTGGAAAAATGCTGACCAGGTGAGCCAAGGTCCTTCAACATATGTGATTTTTACACTAACACAAGATATTCCTGTACTTTCCCCTGAAAGCATTTGGAGCCTAACTGATCAAATTGGCACCACAGACTGCACAGTACTGGGGATGGCTGGTAAAGAATCACACACATGAAAAACAAAGGACTATACAGAGGGAGGAATTGAAAGGATAAATATACCATTGTTGGGTATGCTGACATCTCTCATCTGACTCATACTGACTGCCTGAATTGTGTAACAGTTCACAGTGTTTCTGAAGTTGGGTCCATTACTGCGATGTCTAAGACTACCAGAATTGTGTTGAATTACAGATGTTTTCTGAATAAGAATGATTCTCCTCAGGGAGAGTCACTTCAGCTAAGAAATACTTGTCCTTCTtggataaaaaaacccaaaatatcttaaaatatcACTTATGAAAGTGGTGCTTTGTCAAAGGTAAAGTTTATACTTCAGAgattaaacaaattttaaaacatgataTGTGGAAATACAGGGATTTCTCAACACATCTGAGATTGTATTCTGTGTAATAAACTGGTTCAGTGTTGAAAACAGTGATAGATGGTCTAGTAGCCCCAAGCTGAACAGGAAATTTGGAGAGAAGGAACAGGGGCTGTTGCTTTGGGGAGGGTCACTGGGAGAAAGTTGCAGCCATGGGAAAGATCTAGAACAGGATGTGACCTGGGCCATGAGGGTTACACTTCCAAGCAAAGTCTAGATGCAGTAGCTGTGCCATGTTTTGGAAAGGAGACTGTTCTTCTGCAAGGGCACTGGTACTGATCAGAGtagctgctgcagctggcaaaGGCAAATATGATGGGCTCGAAGAGGCTGCCGGGTGGCCATGCTGACACCTGTGTGCAGCTCTGGTGTTGAGGCTTCTCACAGCAACCCTTGAGGGCAGAGATTCTGTTTAAAGGATCCACAGAGGAGGAAAGTCCATGCTAAAATTAAACAGCTCAACAAACATCCGGCACCTCTCCTAACACCAGAGCAATGGCATGTGGTTTTTCCAGTCACCCATTCTCAtatctcttttctccttcctgagaAAAAACTTTTCTCCCACTTCTTGGCCCTGACTGCTTTGTGTAGATGCTGGTTGActcacaggcagagctggtAGAGATAACCGCCATCAGGGTAATCTCAGTGTCTGAATGTAATGTTTGCTTGATTATTTGTAACCTGGTAAACTGCGAGTTTCACAATCTTTGCTTTTAGCCAATGCCATAAACAGAGTTAATGCAACACTTATCAACAAGCCTGCATGATGCTGATAGGCTTTCAGTTCATAAATCACATGTGTTTGTCATCCCTCTAAGCCACTTAATGTGACAAATCACACCATCTCTTGTGTCAAACTGCCCAGAGTTAACAAGTCACTCTTACTTCACCTTATGGAAAGTTCAGCTCTATTTAAAGCAAATGTAGACACAAACAGAGAAGTAATAGAAGTAGTGTTACAGAGAGATGTGTGGTGAGGTTTGGAATAGGCGTGTCATACCCAGCACAAAGCTGAGGCAGACAGGCAGCAACAGAAATCAGTGATGGAGATGCAGAGTGATTACAGAGGGAGGAGTCCTGGGCTCAGGTTGGATCATGGACTGTTGGGACACCTGCCTGATACTGAAACAAACACAAGAGTAAAGGATTGAAGCACAAAATGTGATCTCAGACtttgtgtttctgcagctggaaatgctCTCCTTCAGCTGTCATTGTAACTCTGATTgttgtttttacagaaagaacATATCTTCAAACCATTGACAGGGCCAATTTACTTTAGCCATGGTGAATTCTGTCTTTCCTATTGTATGTCCATAGTCCCAGTGCTTAAACTGAGCCAGGAACAGAAGCTTCTTACACATTTGTCTTTAGCTCAGACAGAGTTTGAAGCAAAATCTTGTATATGTCTGTATCAAATATGTGGTTTCCTTATGGCTTTCAGGACTGTGACTTGCTGTACAGTCTTCcccttgctttcttttctgtggtgTTATTTCAAAGCAGTGACTGATTGTGATTTAGCAAAGATGGGACAAAAAATTTAGCCTTCACTGTAGCAGTTGTGACACTATAGAGGCACTAGATTTCTTTCTCACTTTAATCTGGGCTAACTGATCCCATTGTTCAGAAACATTATACTGAAGGATTCACAAAGAGTTGAACATGTATAATAAACTAGAAGTGATGTGCAGCAATCTCCTCCTCTTCAAAGCCACTGATATTGGTATGAGACCTGCAGCCACATGATAACAAGACAGGAATGACTAGCACTACGTCTCACAGACACCATGAAGGAAGTGAAAAGCTAACCCCTGAATGAATTCTCAGTTACAGTGGGAAAAAGCATAAGGGAAATAAATGTAGCTCAGCACAATGTTTAGCAGCTGACACAATATGAAGTTTAAAATCCAGTCAGATGTCTCACACTGTGCATGACTCCACATGGCATCTCTTCagccagcactgagcagcagtGAGAAATCAGCATGAACAGCTGAGGACAGCGTGCCGGACTGCTCCTCTTCCCTGGAGCAGTTGTACTGCAgtctcactgctgctcctctcagtTCAAGAAACCACAAGCAGAGGAGCCCCCATGGGACATGCAGAAGCCAGGCTGATCCCTGTGGTGTGAAGCTGCTTGGAACTGTGTCTATGCAGAAAATATGAATGCATATTGAAGATCCTGATGCTAGTGAGGGGTTTGGTCTGCTTGAGCCGCTTGTGCAAGAAGTCAGGCTGCAGCTGAGGTAAGAAGAGATGGGCACCCATGGGATcctttttgaaagcagaaagggTTCATAACACCTGGCCCCTCTTTGCTACATGGGGGGATCTCTAAGGATTGCCTGTACCTCAAGCACTTCTCACTAAGAAATCTCACTGCTGAGCACTTCATGTATATCCTTCCTGTGACAACTACTTTTACTTTTTATGAGAAGAAGCTGCATTTACCATCTGTATGATAGGACAGAGCATGATTTGATCACCTTGGGGGAGGGTAAATGGAGTTTGTTTCACTACTGTCTTTattcagctttattttctcCACTTCTTACTATAGCTGGGATTTCTTCTTTGCTATAATATTTGACAAGACACCTACAAGCTTTGAGCACGAGTGGGGAAGGCAGGTCCTCCAAAGCACATTCCTGAAAAGCTCATCCATGAGCACTGCTTCAACAGCCCAAGGCTCTGCACAGGCTGGGGTGCCTAAACAATAGCATCCTGAGCTGCACCAGATCAGAGTGAGTGAAGCCCTGCACTCAGCCCAGACTCTAACCAGCACCATGGCTTTCCATCATTTCTGCCAGGGAAAGGGGCTGCTCCCAGAGTAATTTACAATTGTTAGCAGATCAAGATGCCAATCAACTGGATTATTTAACTTTTGACAGGATGTCACTGGGAAGGCATTTTACTGTGCTAAACAATTTGATATTAACAAAAAATTTTGTCCTTCAGAGTCTTATTATGACTCAAttccatgaaagaaaaatgacacTCTCCTCAATTCACCAAGGGTTTGTATCACACTGAAGGtgcttttcccttctgaaatGCTGCAGGGTGTTTTGAACTCAATTCataatgatttttctttactttgttAGTCACATTCTCATCTCCTGAAAATCTCTGTTTCTGCAAGTGACTTCTAAcaaaagcagtgctgcagcaggcaAAGGGAGGGTAGAGGGGAAGGGGACCTGTGATACACTAAGGAGGAAACAGAGCTGAGTGAGAAGATGACCTCACATCCTCTCTCACCCTCTGGCAGTTGGGATGCATGGCTAGGAGATGaacctcctcttttccctttgagTGTTCCCTTTTGGGGATCTATCTACTTGAGCTCCAcctgaggcagcagagccccagccagcagcagcagctgcatctcTTTGCGTGTGATTCCATTTTCCATCCCAAACACTTGCGTTCCCCAAGCATTAGAGCTGCATAAAAAAAGGCATATGAGACTGGGGGCTGAGGACAGCCCTGTGTTTGAAGACATAGAGAGTTACCCCAGGCACTGGGGGGCTTTGTGATGAGGCTGGTCAGGATGTCATCAGGCTTCATCAGCTCCTGTTGAGCCCAGAGCTGAAaagtggggggggggagaaaaCCAACTTGGCACCtctgttaaaattaatttccacatCAACAGCAAAGGGTATCTGAGTTCAGCTTTTGCACCAATGTTACACAGAATATCTGTATATTCATAACAAATTCCAAGGTGTTGCATAGGAATTTCAAAGTCACTATAGGCCCTGTGTGAGCAATAAATTACAGCAGATATGGAGGTGGCATATATTGTCCCTCCCACCACCTTGTTTATTGGAGAAGGACAGTACCCTCACTTCATCTGCCAGGATGTCCTTCAGACTGTGGCACTTCCCGCTTTTCTTCCACTGGTGAATGTTGTGCTAAGCCCAGATTTCAGCTATTCATAGACAAGAGTTTAAACTATGGTGACATCACTGCTGTATATTTCATTCTGAGTAGATCACCTCACATCTGGTTTAACAGAGTCATAATATTTTAGCTGCAGTGCCATGTGTCCTTCACTAATTTTTGGAGTTGAATTCTGAAATTTGAAATCTTCAGTAACAAATTCACACACAATCAAACATGTTGTCCTCCACTAAAGATCTTGAAGGACTCACAGCAAGATAATGTCCCTGTCTGACATTCAGGAGGCACTCAGGCAGTCACACTCCCATCACGAGAGCCTTTAACTGCTGGATCCAAGCCCCTTTATAGCAGGCAGCTCCAGTGAGCCCCACTAAACTCCCTACACATCCCACACTCACTCAGGCAGATCAGCTTTCCTCACCAGTTCAAGCCCAGActtcccacagcagagcctCAGACCTCTGTCTCCTTTAGGTAATTTTATAATGGTGCAGCAACAGAATAGAAACCTTGAGCTACTGCCTCCAGAGAGGGACCCTGAACAAAGGAATGCCTGGGCTTTTACACCCTCACAGTCTATGTATATGAAGGTCTGTGATCTTCCAGCTGAGTCCTCGACTCTTGCTGTATCTCCTAGTGTCTGGATCCCTGGGCTTTCTGGAATTCAAAAGGTCAGCAGTTCACAGCCTCTTACTTTGGGCTCGGACTCCTGCCCCCCAGACCTCTATCTGCAgctctcactgcagctgcacacccagctccctgcactgTTGCATTCCTCAACACTCAGTGTCTGAGGTATAGGCTGGGGACTGTCAGGGCAAACTGGGACACTGCAGCCAGAATTTGGGATTGGAGGGGTCAAGCTCTAATTTTAACCTTACCAGTCTCTTTAgagagtgaggaaaaaaatagcaagtaAGGCTGGGCTCCTCTGCCCTTCTGATCCTCATGGTCTCCAAGGCACCTCTCACCTTCCTGATTAATGTTCCAGCCATCCTCTAATCCAAACTGGGACTAAACCCTGCAGTTTTCCAACAAAACTTGTAATTCCCAAGGAACCTCAATGGATTTCAGGTTCTACATCTAATACCTCTGCTGAGTTCCTGATTTGTAGTACTCAGCAGAGTTACGAATTTTCACTCACAAACTTTTAAAGGTCTTCTCAGGTTTCACTTGAGGATCAAGGCTGAAGCAGTATCAGGAGTTCTGTGATGAATATGCCCTTGGGAAGACCAAGTTTTCATACTTTCTGTATGAAAGCTGGTTTTGGTGGGAAGAGCTGTCTGGTTTTGCCTGTGTGtttgctgcagagccctggagggatgctggcacaggctgcaaaCCTGCCTGGGACACAAGGGTCACCACCCAGGCCTGGCCAGCAGgaagcacaggcacaggcactacagagagctgcagtgcagcagaggTAGGCAGAAGGTAAGCAGAAAGCCCTGCAGGTCTGAAATACCCCGTGACTGCcccaggaggagggagggatgctcCTCATTGCTTTCTTTGCAATAACTGGAAATAAACACAGTGCATAAGTGCCCCATATGCACAGGGATGGGCTCTCTCTCCCAGAGATTTTCAGCTATTTCACCAGACAGATTAGGAGGAAAGACATCTGCCACAGAGGGGAATTCAACTGTCTTGAAAATTTGTGGCTGCAATTTGGACCCTTGTCATGCCCACGTACTGTGTCACTGTGAGAGGAATTCAGTTACCATGGGTTACCCTATCAGTACGGGGACCAAGTGCCTCCCCTCCCAACAGCTCTATAAAAAGAGTCACTCCAAGACACCCTGGCGGCTTCTGCATACCGGCACAATCCCTGAGAAACTTGGCCACGGGGGGACGGCTGCTAAAGGAGGTGTCAGCATGCCGTCTGCTTTCCAATTTCAATGCCACCTCGTTCTCATCTTCCTGGCAGCCTCCAAAGGAGAAACCAGATACTTAGAGGTGAGCAATAGGGCTGATGATTAAACATCTCACTGTGCTTTTAGCTGCTGTCTTCTAACTTGTGCTCTCACCTTTTGAGCATTGTGCTTtattctctctccctttcctttccctcttctgcATTAAACTTACACCTGGGTAACATTAATGCAACAATCCCATGTATTCTGTACTACCCCTCTATTTATTTATGCTCAGCAATTCTGAGGATTTAAGAAACTCTCAGTGCACTTAGCTGCCGGGCTCACCTCTTAGATCCCAGGTTTATTTCCCCTCTCTTGCAGGTTGGCAGCTTTCTGCCTGAGCTCTTGCACAGCTGCACTGTTTCTGGAGGGGGGACATAATATGCTGTGCTTGTTCTTGAGAggtgcagggacagagctgcatTTCACTTTGCCCCAGACTCTTCTTGCCCTACATCTTTAACCAGGTGAGGGATGCTGGTGAAGATGACCCCTTCCTACTACTCAGTGAAGATCTGAAGCGAGAGCTGTCTGCAGGACAGATCTACCGGCGGTCGCTCCGTGAGTTTCTTTGGTGCTCTGGTAGGGAGTACTGACAGGTGGGAGAATCCTGGGCATACttcagggaggggaaggggctaATTGGGAGtaacagagctgcaggagcttttTGCAAGACTAGGGAGAAGAAGGACAAAGCATTAAACCCGCAGAAACCTGTGGTTTAAGGCAGAGGGTGGGGTTCATAGTTAATGGTCCCAAATAACTGGAGTAGGATGGGGATTCCCCACCCATGTCCCTAGGCAGGGTCACATTGCTAAGGGGTGGGGCAGGTGTAGCAGCTGTGACTGGAGCGAAATCTGAAAGAATAGAGTGTTTGCGCACTTGTGCACGTGTACACACCGAGTTTTCTGCTCAGAGATGCATTGACACACCATCCCCCCCGTCGCATGTTTGTGCTCACACCTGCCAGTTACTATTTATCCTCTGATGCTCAGCAGGCTCCTAATTGCTTCAGCTGGCTCTCCCTGTCCTCACTGCCAGCCGGATCCCAGTGCGGGGGGGTCTCTCCTATCCCCCTCCTTCCTTGCACAGTGGGAGCTGGCACGGGATCTTCCTTCAGaacaggcagaggcagcagccctTTGTCCCTGCTTCTCCAGGGTGCATTGACATGCTGAGTATAGAGGGGCAGTTCACCTTCACTGCAGACCAACCACAGCTGCACTGCGCAACCTTCTTCATCGGGGAGCCCGAGGAGCTCATCACAATACACTACGACTTTGTAAACATCGACTGCCAAGGGGGGGACTTCCTGAAGGTAAAAAACTGCAagtctctgctctcctctgacTTGTGAGGTGTTTGCTGTGTGTGCAAGGGGCAGGCGAGTGCATGTGCACAtctgtgtgttgtgtgtgtttttgcGTAAAAAACAGGCTTTCACAAAGCAAGCCCCTCCGGGATGGCTTCTTCTCCTTCCTGAGGCACTCTGAGTATGTGTCCTCCCCCATCACCACTCCTCTAAAGCAAAGTCAGATGCAGGATGAGGATCCTTCTCCAGCCTACAGTACTGGCTCTTCTGAACTTTTCCAGAAGCGCCTCTATGGAGTGTCCATACCTGGGTGGACGGCTGAAAATTTGGTCAGTAGGATTTACTTATTGCACTGTGAATCACATGAGCCCTGCAGATGATGATATAGATCTCTGGATCACTGTTACTGCTCTGGGACCTCTGCTCTCAGGTCACTTAGCATCATATTAATAGTGACTGGACCATTGCAggctttctttaaaatttcccTGCTAGAACTTTTCAGGACATTGGCTCTGAACAGAAAGAGGCTCACGTCTCAGAGCCATTTATATTCCAGTGTTAAAAAACTTTACCAGCACATTTCTCTGGCAGGCAGGAGCATTCACCAAGATCTGAACTTGGTCAAGGAGAGAAGGGGAGGCTCGATGGTCTCTGGCTCCCTTGGCTTTGCACTTTGCCCTTTGTGCTGAACTGGCAAGGCACAGAACAGACCACATCCCATTTAGTGGCAAGCTGAGGTCCAGGaacagggagaaggagaaaagctgCCCTTCAGCCCTTTCCTTGTCTCCTGCTCAGAATTCTGTCCTTTCATTCCATATCTTGACTGAGATGTCTCCCCATGTGGCTACAGGGAG
This sequence is a window from Vidua chalybeata isolate OUT-0048 chromosome Z, bVidCha1 merged haplotype, whole genome shotgun sequence. Protein-coding genes within it:
- the CRHBP gene encoding corticotropin-releasing factor-binding protein; protein product: MHIEDPDASEGFGLLEPLVQEVRLQLRALEGCWHRLQTCLGHKGHHPGLASRKHRHRHYRELQCSRGRQKLYKKSHSKTPWRLLHTGTIPEKLGHGGTAAKGGVSMPSAFQFQCHLVLIFLAASKGETRYLEVRDAGEDDPFLLLSEDLKRELSAGQIYRRSLRCIDMLSIEGQFTFTADQPQLHCATFFIGEPEELITIHYDFVNIDCQGGDFLKVFDGWILKGEKFPSSLDHPLTTSQRYVDFCESGNIQRSIRSSQNVAMIFFRIQLPGNGFSVTIKKNSNLFPCNVISQTPSGRFTMVIPHQHRNCSFSIIYPVVIKISDLILGHLNGLFLKKPSASCAGVGDFVELLGGAGLDPSKMFPLADLCHSFHGSAQMKIGCDNTVLRMVSSGKHINRVTFEYHQLDLQETETRKENSIEEFCFPSI